A stretch of the Methylacidiphilum caldifontis genome encodes the following:
- a CDS encoding phosphoribosylaminoimidazolesuccinocarboxamide synthase yields the protein MLPSKDLEIYGIRKIRSGKVRDLFSWKNELWMVTSDRLSAFDYILPDEIPAKGIILNQIALGWFEKTSLICPNALLSEELPEGVELPEWEARLMRVLPCDPLPVEFIVRGYLVGGGWKQYVEKGIVGDYSIPKNLAYGSPLPEPLFTPTTKAREGHDQPLDEKTAKNILGDNYERLKTLALNLYLHGKNYALKKGLILLDTKFEFGIRDGKIYLIDELITPDSSRFWLSEEFERDKTACAHYDKQIVRDYLEKIGWNQQPPIPRLSQQIIKEMQQRYKEVLSRLFPERLKKVTALID from the coding sequence ATGCTTCCCTCAAAGGATTTGGAAATATACGGGATTCGGAAAATAAGAAGTGGTAAAGTCAGAGACCTTTTCAGCTGGAAAAACGAGCTCTGGATGGTCACTTCAGATAGGCTATCGGCTTTTGATTACATTTTGCCTGATGAGATTCCAGCAAAAGGAATTATCCTAAACCAGATTGCCTTAGGATGGTTCGAAAAAACCTCCCTCATTTGTCCCAATGCTTTGTTGAGCGAGGAGTTGCCTGAAGGGGTTGAACTTCCTGAATGGGAAGCTAGACTAATGCGTGTTTTACCCTGCGATCCTTTACCGGTTGAATTTATTGTACGGGGTTATCTTGTGGGTGGAGGCTGGAAGCAATACGTTGAAAAAGGGATTGTTGGGGATTATTCAATTCCGAAAAATCTGGCTTATGGCAGTCCGTTGCCAGAGCCCCTTTTTACACCGACAACCAAAGCTAGAGAAGGGCATGACCAGCCCTTAGATGAGAAAACAGCAAAAAATATCCTTGGCGACAACTACGAAAGGCTTAAAACCTTGGCTCTTAATCTTTATCTTCATGGCAAGAATTATGCCCTGAAGAAAGGTCTTATTCTTTTGGATACGAAGTTTGAGTTTGGAATAAGAGATGGAAAAATTTATTTGATTGATGAGTTGATTACCCCGGATAGTTCTCGGTTCTGGTTGAGCGAAGAATTTGAAAGAGATAAAACGGCTTGTGCTCATTACGACAAACAGATCGTTAGAGATTACCTTGAAAAAATAGGGTGGAATCAACAGCCGCCCATTCCTCGATTAAGTCAACAAATCATAAAGGAAATGCAGCAAAGATACAAGGAAGTGCTTTCTAGGCTTTTCCCAGAAAGACTTAAAAAGGTGACGGCATTAATCGATTGA